CGGGGTCGACGGCGACGACCTCGGTCTCCCGGCGGAGGTCGACGCCGCGCTCGTCGACCTCGCCCGGCGACAGCGACAGGAGATCCGACATGCGGTCGACGTAGCCGGCGACGAAGTACGGCATCCCGCAGTAGGCGTACGAGATCCACCGCCCCTTCTCGAAGACGACGACCTCGCGGTCGGGGGCCTCGCGGCGGAACTTGCTTGCCGCGCTCAACCCCGCCGCGTCGGCACCGACGACCACGAACGGATCGGTCATGACTGGACATCGGCGGGCCGGGTGAAAAAGTCACGCCGCGGGTGCGGTCCGAGCGCGCCGCCGTCGGCGGTCAGTCGCCGTCGCCGTCGGCCAGCCGCGAGAGCGTCTCGCGGGCGTTCGCGACGGCCTTCTCCTTTTTCGCCGGGTACGCCTCGACCTTCGTGCGGACGGTGAGCCCGGGGCCGAGCCGGACGTCCCCGCGGAACGCCGCCTGCTTGTCGAGGCGGAGGAAGAGCGCGCAGTTGTCGTCGACCCGCTCGTCGAGCTCGTCGAGGACGCGGTCGAGGTCCTCCAGCTCGGAGAGCCGGTCGAGCACGTGTCGCATCTCGTCGGCCCGCTCGACGCGCGCCGAGAGCACGACGATCCGGTCCCCGTGATGGCCCACGTTCTCGGCGCGTTCGAGCTCGATGTCCTCAGGGAGGAGGGTGTACAGCGCCTGCTCGACGCGCTTCACGTCCTCGGTGGCGTACGAGAACGCCCGGAGGTCGACGTAGTGGAAGGGGACTTTCGGCATGCGAAAACGAGTGGGGCGGCGTTACTCCTCGCTCTCGACGGCGTCGAGTGCGTCCTCGGGGACGCCCGTCTCCTGGCCGTCCTCGAAGCTGACCGTGTACGTCGCGTCGCCGAACATCGTCTCCATCACCTGCGTGATCGTGCCCGACTCGCCGTCGTACTCGCTGTGTTTGTCGTGGAGCACGACCTCGTCTTCCTTCTCGAAGCTCATGGCGTCTCGTTCCGCCGGGACGGTTAAAAGCGCCCGGATCCGCGCCGACGATCCCGGAGCGCGGCGGTGGGGAGACCGGCTCACGCCACCGCGAGCAGCGCCGCGCCGAACGCCACCATCAGCGCCAGCCCCACCGCGAGCCAGACGACGACGCTGTCGACGGCGAGCGCGAGCGCGACGCCCGCGGCGACCGCGAGGAACCCGAGGACCGCGCCGGCGACGCCGCCGCGTCGGACGAGGCGGTCGAGCGCGTTCACGGCGCGCTGCGCAGGCGGGGGATCCGGGCTGCGCTCCGGGGGCGCGGAGAGGGTCTCGTCGACGGCGACCGGCTCGTCGGGAGTTTCGTCCGACGGCTCGATCCTGACGTCGACGTAGCGCGTGTTCGACCCGTAGCCGGTGACGATCTTCAGTTTCCCGCGGACCGGCTCGTCGACGTCGGCGATCGAGACGTGAACGTGGCGGGTCCCCTCGTCGGCGACGAAGTGGTTGACCTCGTCGACCGCGGTCACCCGGTCGAGTTCGTCGTCGAAGTGGAGGTGGACGTGCGTCGAGCGCCCGGCGTTGTCGAGCACGACCGGAAACGGCCCGTCCGTCGCGAACGCGTCCGGCGCGTCGATGTCGTGGACCGCCTCCCCGTTCAGTTCGACGTCGAGTGTCGGCACGGTGGAGACCACGACCCCGTATTAGAAAAAGATTCACACGGGCGAGGGGTTCGCCGCCGGCGTCTCGACCGGGGGCGTCCCGGCGGCGACCGCCCGAACCGGACGCTACGCCGCCGCCTCCTCGCGCATGTCCGGCGGGAGGAGGTTCGGGATCCCGTCTTCGATCGGATAGGTCTCGCCGCACTCCGTACAGGTGAGCGTGCCGGCGAGGACCTCGTCGTCGTCCTCGTCGTCGACGTCGAGGTCGAGGGCCGCCTTGTCGAGCGGGCAGCAGATCACGTCCATCAGGGATTCCTTCATACCGCTCGATTGGATCGGACCGATAAAAAAGCGTGCGGGTCGCGGTCGCGGAAGGGAACGGGAGCGGCGCGCGACGGACCGCGGATAGCAACGTCTTTTGGGGCGCGCCTCGGCTCACGTCACATGGGAATCCCCGCGGAGCGGATCGAGCGGCTGTTCGCGCTCGCCCGCGAGGCGGTCGTCGACGACGAGTACGACCGCGCCCGCCGGTACGTCGCCCGCGCCCGCCGGATCGCCGAGCGGAACCGCTGCGGCGTGCCGTCGGAGCTCTCTCGACGCGCCTGCGACGACTGCGCCGTCTACCTCCGACCCGGGAAGACGAGCCGCGTACGGACGCGGTCCGGCCGCGTGGTCGTCCGGTGTCTGGAGTGCGGGTCGACGGCGCGGTATCCGTACGACGGGGAGTGAGCGGGCCCGGCGACGAAGTTACTCGCCGCGCTCTCGCAGTTCCGTGAGGACGGAGACCGTCCCGTCCATGAACCCCTCGTCGAGGACCGTCCCGGCCGCCTCGCGGGCCGCGGCGTCCGCGTTGGCGACCGCGTACGACTCGCCGGCGACGCCGAACGTCGAGACGTCGTTCTCGCTGTCGCCGACCGCGACGAAGGCGGCGGGGTCGAGCCCGAGGGCGTCGGCGACGACTTCGAGCGCCCGGCCCTTGCTCACGCCGACCGACTTGACGTGGTAGGCGTAGCCGGTGTCGACGACCTCCACGTCGCCGCCCGCGGCCGCCGCGACCTCGCGTAAGAGCGACTCGTCGGCGTCCGGCGACAGCGCGACCTCCGTCTCGCGCCACCGGTTCACCGTGTCGCCGTCGCCCCAGCCGACCTCGCCGCCGCGCTCGCGGAACGCCTCGACGACGGCCCGCGCCGCGTCCGGGTCGCCCACCGTCGTCGTCTCGCCGTCGACGTACGCGACGCCGCCGTTCTCCGCGATCACCGTCTCCTCGCGGCCGAGGAAGTGCGCCAGCGCGACCGGGTACGGGAACGCCTTCCCGGTGGCGAACACGACCGGGGCCTCCCACCCGGGCAACAGCTCGAAGACTCGCGGGTCGATCCGACCGGTCGGCGTCGTCAGCGTGCCGTCGATGTCGAGCGCGAGGGGCGGAACCATACCGGGAGTCGGCGCTTCGTCGGCAACTGTCTTCCGTTCGATAGAAGGGTGAGCCGCTCCGCCGCGAGTCCCGACGAGCGCGTCTGGTCGGCCGGTCCGGACCGACCTATCCGGTCCGGGTGCGCCGGTCGAACAGCTCCCGGAAGACGACGGTCGGGAACAGCGGCACGAGCCGGCTCGGGGGGCGTCCCTTGCCGTCGCTCCGGTGGACGGTGACGCGTTCGAGCAGGCCGGCGTCGGCCAGCTCGTAGAGGACGCGGCGCACCGTCGACGCCGAGAGGTCGACGCCGGGACGCGCGGCGATCGCCTCCGTGGCCACGCCGACCGTCGACCGCTCCTCCTGCGAGAGGCCGGCGAGCTCGTAGAGGAGCCGCTGGCGGCTCTCGGGGAGCGCGAGGACGCGGCCAAGCGCGACGCAGGGGCGCGGCACGCCCTCGATCCCGGCGTCGACGTCGGCCGATCGGACCGTCGACGCGCCCGCTCGCTCCGCGCTGACCGCCGCCCCCATCACGGCCGCGAGCGCGTCGTGGGCGTCCCCCGCGGCCCACTCGACGATGTCGCGTATCTGGTCGTGCGAGAGCGCGTCGCGGCCGAGACCGGTCGAACACCGGCTCGTCAACAGCTCGACGAGGACGTGCCGGCGGTACTTCCCGAACTCGACCGTCGTCTCCGGCTCCCAGTCGATCGCGTCCGGCGGGTCGCGACCGATACACGCCGGCACGAGCCGCTCACCGACCGCTTCGAGCCAGTCGATGAGCGTCGTCGCCGGCGGCGTCTCGACCTCGTCGGTGTGGTCGACGGCGACGACGAGGTCCGGCCCGGTTCGCATCGCGTCGCGCAGCGACTCGGCCAGTTCCTCGGTGCCGATCCCGTGGTCCGGGACCGGCTCGTCGCTCATCGCGGCCAGCATCGCGTGGTAGAGTCGGAACTGAGTCGAGGCGCGGCGGGCGTCGACGTAGACGAATCCGGGGATCGTCGGCTCGACCGCCCGCGTCGTCGTCTGGATGGCCTGCCGAGGGCCGCTGTGGGTCGCGAGGCGGTCGAACAGCGCCGAGACGACCGCCGACTTCCCGCTCCCCTTCGGCCCGTACACGTAGACGCTCGGCGGGAGCGACCCGGAGAACGCGGGTTCGAACACGTCGAGCAGGCGCTCTATCGCCGGCCCGCGGCCGACCGGAGACTCGGTGTGCGCGACGGGCGAGACGGCCTCGAAGTCCGCGAGGACGCTCAGGCCCGTGTCGTAGCCGAGCCGTCGCTCGATCCGGTCGTCGATGTTCACGGCTGATCCTCCGGGATAGCCGAACAAAACTGGCACGGAGCGGAGCCGGTTCGGTGCGGGTCGCCGTCGGTGACGCGCGCGGCGGCACCCCGGCGACGGCTGTCGCTCGAAGCGCGAGCGCGGCGTCGGTCGCGTGTCCGGTCTGGTCTCATTGGATCCGGCGGCTTGGTCGGAGGGTGGTTTCGCGTGAGAAGCGCCTCGAACGCGACGGGGCCGACGCGGCGTCGGCTCCCGCGCGCGGGCTTAGAGGTACCCGGCGTTCGGCAGGACGCCGAGGATGGCGAGGACGCCCACGCCGAGCATCATGATCGCGATGGCCATCGCCGGCGGGTCCACGTGGGTCCCGGAGTGCGAGTAGAACAGGCGCTGGGTGACCTCACCGATGAGGCCGCTGAGCGCGCCGAACGCGCCGGCCGCGAGCAGCGCGACGACGCTGCCCGCGACGGGCGCGACGACGACCGCGCCCGTCGCGCCGAGCAGCGTGATGTGGTGGGTCACCGGGATCTTCTCGACGCCGAGGTTCAAGAACAGCAGGCTCATCGCCGAGATGCCGTACCCGAGGAAGATGCTCCCCGTCTGGAGCCAGATGTACCCCCCGAGGATCCCGCCAACGAGACCGATCGTCGTCACGCCCGCCCACTCGTACTGGTGCGGGAGCCACGGCTCGGTCGCCGGCCGGCCGGCGTGTTCGCCGTCCGCGTCGGCCTGTGGGTGGTCCTCGCCGCGCTCGAACGGCGACATGTCGAGGAAGCCGTCGCCCGCGGGCTTCCCGACGATCGGGTAGCCGAAGACGGGCCGCGCGAGGAACGCCGTCGCGAACACGGACACCGCGATGAAGTCGGTTGGCGGCGTTATCTCCAGCACGTTGAGGAAGAGCCCGTTGGCGAGTTGGGTGAACAGCATCCCGATGACGCCGAATATCGCGCCGACCGCGAGGATGTCCGTCTTCGTCCCGAACGCGTACGTGATGTCCTTCCCGAAGTGGTACCCGCCGTCCGCGGGGTTCATTTCGGGGTACTTCTTGCCGGCGTACGCCGAGGCGGCCACGCCGCCCGCGAACGCGATGTGCGGGCCGGTGATCGCCCCGAAGCCGATGACGCCGGTGATCCCGACGGCGAGTTCGCCGGCGGGCACCGCGTCGAGCTGGCCGATCTGGCTCTGGAGGATGTTCAGTCCCTCGCCGAGGAACACGACGAAGCCGGTGAAGATGAACGACGGCAGCGCGCCGAGCGCGGCACCGAACGCCCCGCCCGCCAGCGCGGTGATCAGGAGCAGCAGGAACTGCTCGACCTCCATCCCGATCACCGGGACCTGCAGCAGGAGGCCGCTCATCTACTCGTCCTCCTCGTCGACCGCCCAGTCTTTCGACCGCTCGACGGCGTCGTCCCAGCGGCTGTACAGCTTGTCGACCTCGGCCTGGTCCTTCTCGGGGGTGAACTCGCGGTCGACCTGCCAGTTGTCGCGGAGCTCGTCGACGTTGTCCCAGTAGCCGACGGCGAGGCCGGCGGCGTAGGCACTACCGAGCGCGGTGGTCTCGTCGACCTCCGGCCGCGCGATGTCCGTCTGGATGATGTCGGACTGGAGCTGACAGAGGAAGTTGTTCTTGACCGCGCCGCCGTCGACGCGGAGCGTCGTCGTCTCCACGCCGGAGTCGGCCTCCATGGCCTCGGCGATGTCGCGGGTCTGGTACGCAATCGATTCGAGCGTCGCGCGGACGATGTGCTCCTTGCTCGTGCCCCGGGTCATCCCGACGATGGTCCCGCGGGCGCGGCCGTCCCAGTGCGGCGCGCCGAGCCCGGTGAACGCCGGGACCATGTAGACGCCGTCGGTCGAGTCGACCGACCGCGCCAGCTCCGCGGTCTGGGCCGCGTTGTTGATCAGGTCGACGTCTTCGAGCCACTCGATGGCGGCCCCGGTGATGAAGATGGAGCCCTCCAGCGCGTACTGGACCGGCTCGCCGGACATCTGGAACCCGACCGTCGTCAGCAGCCCGTGGTCGGACTTGACGGCCTCGTTGCCCGTGTTCATCAGGTAGAACGAACCGGTGCCGTAGGTGTTCTTCGCGTCGCCCTCGTCGAAGCAGGTCTGCCCGAACAGGGCGGCCTGCTGGTCGCCGAGCGCGCCCGCGACCGGGATCTCCTCGCCGAGGAAGCCGTCGGCGTCCGTGTGGCCGTAGTACTCCTCGTCGGAGGAGGGGCGCACCTCGGGCACCATCTCCCTCGGAACGTCGAACTCGTCCAAGAGCTCGTCGTCCCACTCCATCTCCCGGATGTTGTACAGCATCGTCCGGGAGGCGTTGGTCACGTCCGTGATGTGGTTGCCCGTCAGGTTATAGATGAGCCACGCGTCGATGGTGCCCATCACGAGTTCGCCCGCGCGGGCCCGGTCGCGGAGGTCGCCGCCGCGAGAGCTCTGCATCTTGAGCGGCTCGGCGTTGTCGAGGATCCACTCGGTCTTGGTCGCGGAGAAGTACGCGTCGGCCTCGAGGCCGGTCTTCTCGCGGATCTCCTCGACTTTGTCGGCCTCCTGAAGCTCCTCGACGCGGTCGGTCGTCCGGCGGTCCTGCCACACCAAGGCGTTGTGGACGGGACGGCCGGAGTCTTTGTCCCAGACGATCGTCGTCTCGCGCTGGTTGGTGATCCCGATCGCTTCGAGCTGATCGGCGTCGAGCCCCGCGTCGGCGAGCCCGTCGAGGACCACCTGCTGGGTGTTCTCCCAGATCTCCATCGGGTCGTGCTCGACCCAGCCCGGGTTCGGGTAGATCTGTTCGTGCTGTTCGTAGGCGTTCGCGACGACCTGGCCCTCGTGGTCGAACACCATGAATCGGGTGCCGGTCGTCCCCTGGTCTATCGCACCGACGTACTGTGTCATGTTGTGGATCCCTCCTGTGGCGCTGGTCCGCGCGCGGCGGTGACCGGGTCGCGCTCGCCGTCGAGGGCGACCCCGGTGTCGCGTTCGCTGCCGCGCCGCGCGCCCGCCGAGTCAGGCCCGTCCGGAGCCGACTCGAGGCGGCCGCGAGGCGTTTCGAACCCGCCGCGACATATCTTCACGGAAGCTACCACGCCGGTCGTGAACATAATGTACTACCATAATAATGTTCCTGTTAAAATCCGAACCTCGGCCCGAGTGAAAAAGATTGATATATAAACGCACCGGCAGAGACAGCGATTACACTACTTGAATGTCCCTGATAGTTATGGGTGGGACGCCTCGGGAGGTAAAGTAAAGTGGTCGTGGTCCAAGGGCCTCCCATGGACAGACAAGTGGACGTCGTCGTCGTCGGTGGGGGGTCGACGGGGTGCGGCGTCGTCAGGGACCTGGCGCGACGGGGACTCGACACGGTTCTCGTCGAGAAGGGGAACCTGACGCACGGAACGACCGGCCGAATGCACGGCCTCCTCCACAGCGGGGGTCGGTACGCGGTCTCGGACCAGAAGAGCGCGGAGGAGTGTATCGAGGAGAACATGGTCCTCCGGGACATCGCGGCCCACTGCGTCGAGGAGACCGGCGGGCTGTTCGTCAAGCGGCCCGAGGACTCGGAGGAGTACTTCCAGGAGAAGCTGGAGGGGTGTCGAGCCTGCGACATCCCCGTCGAAGTGATCGACGGCGAGGAGGCGCGGCGGCGCGAGCCGTACCTCGCGCGCGACATCGAGAAGGCGATCGCCTTACCCGACGGCGCGGTCGACCCCTTCCGGCTCTGCGTCTCGAACGCCGCGGACGCCCGCGAACACGGCGCGCGGGTCGAGACCCACGCACCGGTGACGGACGTGCTCGTCGAGGACGGCGAGGTCGTCGGCGTCGAGATCGAACACGAGACCGGGCCGGGCAAGCGGGTCCACCGCGAGCCGGGCACCACCGAGGAGATCCGCGCGCGCCACGTCGTCAACGCGACCGGCGCGTGGGCCGGCAACGTCGGCGAGATGGCCGGCGTCGACGTGGAGGTCCGCCCCTCGAAGGGCGTGATGACGGTGATGAACACCCGGCAGGTCGACACCGTGATCAACCGCTGCCGGCCGAAGGGCGACGCCGACATCATCGTCCCGCACGAGACTGCCTGTATCCTCGGCACCACCGACGAGGAGGTCGACGACCCCGAGGACTACCCCGAGGAGGACTGGGAGGTCGACCTGATGATCGAGACGCTCTCGGAGCTGGTCCCGGCGCTCGAAGACGCCCGGACGCTCCGCTCCTTCTGGGGCGTGCGGCCCCTCTACGAGCCGCCGGGGACGGGCACCGAGGACCCGACGGACATCACGCGGGACTACTTCCTCCTCGATCACGGCGACCGCGACGACCTGCCGGGGATGACGACCATCGTCGGCGGGAAGCTCACCACCTACCGGATGATGGCCGAGTCCATCTCCGACCACGTCTGCGAGGCGCTCGGCCACGAGGCGACCTGCGACACGGCCGACGCGCCGCTCCCGGGGTCGGAGAGCCCGGCGCGGATGGAGGAGCTGATGGACGAGTTCGGCCTCCGGTCGCCGGTCGCCCGCCGCTCCGGTCAGCGGCTCGGCTCCCGGGCGGACGACGTGCTCGGCGAGTCCGACCCGAACCCGATCGTCTGTAACTGCGAGAGCGTCACCCGCGCGGAGGTTCAGGACGCAGTCGACGAGGCGGGCTCCGACCTCAACGCGGTCCGCCTGCGGACCCGCGCCTCGATGGGGAACTGTCAGGGCGGCTTCTGTACGCACCGGATCGCGTCGGAGCTGGCGCAGGAGTACCCCGAGCCGGTGGTCCGCGACGCGGAGGACGAGCTGTACCAGGAGCGCTGGAAGGGTCAGCGGCACGCGCTGTGGGGCGAACAGCTCTCGCAGGCGATGCTGAACCACATGCTCCACGCGACCACGATGAACCGCGACGGCGACCCGGCGAACCTCGACGAGGCGGTCGACTTCGGCGCGTTCGACGGCGGGAAGGGGTCGCCGGATACCGGGACCGGGAGCGACGCCGGAGCCGCGGCCACCGACGGGGGTCGCGCAAACGACGACGCGGCCACCGACGGGGGTCGCGCAAACGACGACGCGAGCGCCGACGGGGGACGCTGATGGCCATAAACAGCGACGTCCTCGTGGTCGGCGGCGGGCTCGCCGCGGTGACCGCGGCGGTCTCGGCCGCCCGCGAGGGCTCTGACGTGCGGCTCGTCTCCCACAAGGCCAGCACCCTGCGGCAGGCCTCCGGGCTGATCGACGCGCTCGGCTACGTGCCGGCGACGGAGCCGGCGAAGCCGCTCCGCGACGGGCCGCCGACCGCGGGCCGGGAGCTGGACCGCGACGAGTGGCCGGACCCGGAGGGACCGCTCGCGGACCCGTTCGAGGGGATCGGCCGGCTGCCCGAGTCGCACCCGTACCGGATCGCGGGGAGCGACGCGCTCCGCGACGGGCTCGACCTGTTCGACGACCTGACCGGCGACGCGTACCGGGGCGGCCACACCGACCGCAACGCCCTCGTGCCGACGTTCGGCGGCGCGGTGAAGCCGACGGCGCGGTACCCGGCGGCCGCCGAGGCCGGCCTCGCGAGCGACGACCGGCCCGCGCTGATCGTCGGGTTCCGGTCGCTGACGGAGTACGACGCGCGGGCCTTCGCGGGACGCTTGGAGGCCGCGGGCGTGCCGTTCGACGTGGCGGGGGCCGAGGTCGAGTTCGCGGAGGCGTTCCGCGCCGACGCGAAGATCACCCGCGTCGCGAAGGCCCTCGACCACGACGAGGAAATCGACGGCGTCCCCGCCCGCGAGGCGCTCGCGAAGGCGGTCGCGCCCCACCTCCACGACGTGGTCGACGGGTCGGGCGGCGTCGACCGCGTCGAGCGCGTCGGCTTCCCGGCGTTCCTCGGCGACGACCGCGGCGGCGAGGTCCGCGCCGAACTCGCGGAGCGGCTCGGCGCGGACGTGTTCGAGATCCCGATGGGGCCGCCGAGCCTTCCCGGACTCCGCTTGGAAGACCGGCTCTTCGACGCGCTCGACGCCGAGGGCGTCCGGTTCGAGACCGGCAATCCCGTGGTCGGCGTCGAGTCCGCCACCGACGGCCGCGTCGAGACCGTCGCGGTCGACCGGAAGGGCCGGACCGCACCGTACGGTGCCGACGCGTTCGTGCTGGCGACCGGCGGGCTCGTCGGGAAGGGGCTCGACTCCGACCGCGAGGGGGTCCGCGAGCCGGTGTTCGACTGCCACGTCGACCAGCCGGCGGACCGGTACGAGTGGTTCGTCGACGACGCGTTCGGCGATCAGCCGTACGCGCGGTTCGGGGTGCGGCCCGACGAGCGGATGCGGCCCGTGGACGGCGGCGGGGCGGTACAGTACGAGAACGTGTTCGCGGCCGGCGGCGTCGTCGGCGGCGCGGACGCGGCGAGAGAGAAGTCCGCGAGCGGGGTGTCGCTCGCGACCGGCATCGTGGCCGGGCGGCAGGCGGCGACGGAGGCGACCCAATGACACGACACACGGACGACGACGGGAGTGCGGAGGAGTCGAGCGAGGACGACCGCGGCGACGGACGCGACCGCGGCGAGCCGACGCCGGGCGTGCCGGAGGCCGGCCGAGACGAGCAGCCGTCGATATTCGTCCCCGACGACGGGGAGATACCGGAAGACGACGCGATCGGGGCGCGGGACTCGGAGGCCGCCGCGGGCGCGGACGACGCCGCGACGCGCGCCGCCACCGACGGCGGCGTCGAGAGCGCGACCGGCGGGACCGACTCGACCGACCTCGACCCGGACGCGTACGACCCAGTCGACGTGTTCCCCGGCGGCGACCTCGACCTCCGCGAGGGGGCCGACTCCTGTTACAAGTGCACGAGTTGCGACACCTCCTGTCCGGTCGCGGAGGTCGACGACGAGTTCCCCGGCCCGAAGTTCCAGGGGCCGGAGCAGTGGCGGCTCAAGCGGAAGGGGGACCACGACATCGACGAGTCGATCACCTCCTGTTCGAACTGTATGCGGTGTGACGACGCCTGTCCGTCCTCCGTGCCGCTCTCGCAGATGCACAACGAGGCGCGCGGGCAGTTCGTCGAGCGCCAGATGGAGAAGCTCTCGGTCGAGTACGTCCGGAACCGCCTGCTGGCGAACTACCGCACGTCGGCGCGGCTCGCGAGCATGTTCCCGCGGACGGCCTCGTTCGCGATGAACTTCGGGCCGGCGCGGTGGGCGATGGAGAAGGTGATGGGGATCCCCAAGGAGCGCGACTTCCCCGAGTTCGCCACGGAGACGTTCCGCGAGTGGTGGAAGGCGCGCGGCGGCGCGAAGGTGGAGAACCCGGACAAGCGCGTGGCGTACTTCCACGGCTGCTACTCCAACTACAACACCCCCGAGGTCGGCAAGGCGATGGTCCGCGTCTACGAGCACTTCGGCTACGAGGTGATGGTGCCCCCGCAGAAGTGCTCGGGGACGCCGATGTTCGCGAACGGCATGCTGGACGACGCTCGGCGACACGCCGAGACGAACGTCGAGAACCTCGTCGAGGCCATCGGCGAGGGCGCGGACGTGATCGCCTCCTGTACCTCCTGTTCGATGTCGCTGCGGCAGGAGTACCCCGAACTGTTCGACCTCCACGGGATCGATGACCTGGCGGAACACACCTTCGAGGCGATGGAGTACCTCCGCATCCACGAGGACCTCGAAGGCGAACTCGACGCGGCCGGCGGGCCCGACGAGGAGCGCGAACTCGCGTACCACGCGCCGTGTCACGCCCGGAATCAGGGGCTCGCGCGGCAGGCCGTCGAGACGTTCCGCGACGTCGACGGCGTCACCGTGGAGGACGTCGGCGACTCCTGTTCGGGGATCTCCGGCACGTACGGCTGGAAGGAGGAGAAGTACGAGAAGTCGATGGAGATCGGCGAGGAGATGTTCGAGCACATGGAGGACGCCGAAGGCGACGTGGGGATGACCGAGTGTCCGACCTGCGCGATGCAGATGGAACACGGCACTGGCTACGAGATCGAACACCCACTCCAGCTGCTGGAGGACTCGCTGGGCGCGTAGGCGCGTCCGACCGACCGGTTCGGACGGGTCGTCGCCGGGAGAACTCGTTCTCAGGCGCGATAACTGCGCGGGAATCCTTATGCGTCGAGCTCGTTCAGTACGGTTTACGTGACTCTCGAACAGTTTCTCGATCGCTTCGACGGGCCCGAGCGCTCCGTGGTCGTCGTCAACCGAACCGACCCGGACCCAGTGTTGAACATGCTCGTGGACACCTTCGGCGACGATGTAATGCGAGTGGTCGACGGCCGCGTGACCGACGGCGCGGGCGACGGCCGCGTAACCGACGGGACCGGACCCGTCGACGCGAGCCGGAACGTCGGCCTGACGCCCGAGGAGCTGACCGGCTACGCCGGTGTCGACGGGGACGACGAGGTCGTTCCCTCGCTCGACGTGGAGGTGCTCCGCCGGCGCGACGACATCCCCTTCGACGGCGGTACCCCGGACGACATCGAGAACCTCGTCCTGCTGATGGAGAACGAGGAGGTGGTCGCCGGCTCGACGCTCAGCGAACTGGGCGACGCGGTGCTGTTCGTCAACTCCGACCTGTACACCACGGGGAGCCGGTCGCTGGACGACGTGGACCTCCCTTCGGTGATAAGCGGCCTCAACGACGCGACGTTCACGCTCCGCGGGTATCCGGAGTCCAACCGCCAGAAGCTCCTCCTCATCACCATCTCTCGGTTCATCGAGCGGGCGGCGTGGACCGCCGGCGACGGCACGCTCCGCTCGTCGTTCCAGCGGCTCTCGCGCATCGACGACGAGGTCGGCACGCGGGCCGTCTACGAGCGCATCGCCGACACCGGCGTCGACACGCACCTCTACGGGGTCCCGGACGACCTCCCGGAAGACCTCGACGCGGTGATCCACGCCGGCGAGGACCCGGACTTCACCGACAGCTGGTTCGTCGTGTACCGACCGCCGGAGGGGCCGCACACGGCCGAGAGCGACCCGAAAAGCGACCTCAAACGGGGAATCGAGGGCGGCGTCGGACTCCTCGCGGTCGAGGCGGAGCCCCGGGTCTGGCGCGGCCTCTGGACGTTCGACGCGGACCGGGTCTCCCG
This genomic stretch from Halorubrum hochsteinianum harbors:
- a CDS encoding methytransferase partner Trm112, with the translated sequence MKESLMDVICCPLDKAALDLDVDDEDDDEVLAGTLTCTECGETYPIEDGIPNLLPPDMREEAAA
- the glpA gene encoding anaerobic glycerol-3-phosphate dehydrogenase subunit GlpA codes for the protein MDRQVDVVVVGGGSTGCGVVRDLARRGLDTVLVEKGNLTHGTTGRMHGLLHSGGRYAVSDQKSAEECIEENMVLRDIAAHCVEETGGLFVKRPEDSEEYFQEKLEGCRACDIPVEVIDGEEARRREPYLARDIEKAIALPDGAVDPFRLCVSNAADAREHGARVETHAPVTDVLVEDGEVVGVEIEHETGPGKRVHREPGTTEEIRARHVVNATGAWAGNVGEMAGVDVEVRPSKGVMTVMNTRQVDTVINRCRPKGDADIIVPHETACILGTTDEEVDDPEDYPEEDWEVDLMIETLSELVPALEDARTLRSFWGVRPLYEPPGTGTEDPTDITRDYFLLDHGDRDDLPGMTTIVGGKLTTYRMMAESISDHVCEALGHEATCDTADAPLPGSESPARMEELMDEFGLRSPVARRSGQRLGSRADDVLGESDPNPIVCNCESVTRAEVQDAVDEAGSDLNAVRLRTRASMGNCQGGFCTHRIASELAQEYPEPVVRDAEDELYQERWKGQRHALWGEQLSQAMLNHMLHATTMNRDGDPANLDEAVDFGAFDGGKGSPDTGTGSDAGAAATDGGRANDDAATDGGRANDDASADGGR
- a CDS encoding HAD-IIB family hydrolase; the protein is MVPPLALDIDGTLTTPTGRIDPRVFELLPGWEAPVVFATGKAFPYPVALAHFLGREETVIAENGGVAYVDGETTTVGDPDAARAVVEAFRERGGEVGWGDGDTVNRWRETEVALSPDADESLLREVAAAAGGDVEVVDTGYAYHVKSVGVSKGRALEVVADALGLDPAAFVAVGDSENDVSTFGVAGESYAVANADAAAREAAGTVLDEGFMDGTVSVLTELRERGE
- the glpK gene encoding glycerol kinase GlpK — translated: MTQYVGAIDQGTTGTRFMVFDHEGQVVANAYEQHEQIYPNPGWVEHDPMEIWENTQQVVLDGLADAGLDADQLEAIGITNQRETTIVWDKDSGRPVHNALVWQDRRTTDRVEELQEADKVEEIREKTGLEADAYFSATKTEWILDNAEPLKMQSSRGGDLRDRARAGELVMGTIDAWLIYNLTGNHITDVTNASRTMLYNIREMEWDDELLDEFDVPREMVPEVRPSSDEEYYGHTDADGFLGEEIPVAGALGDQQAALFGQTCFDEGDAKNTYGTGSFYLMNTGNEAVKSDHGLLTTVGFQMSGEPVQYALEGSIFITGAAIEWLEDVDLINNAAQTAELARSVDSTDGVYMVPAFTGLGAPHWDGRARGTIVGMTRGTSKEHIVRATLESIAYQTRDIAEAMEADSGVETTTLRVDGGAVKNNFLCQLQSDIIQTDIARPEVDETTALGSAYAAGLAVGYWDNVDELRDNWQVDREFTPEKDQAEVDKLYSRWDDAVERSKDWAVDEEDE
- a CDS encoding RNA-binding protein → MPKVPFHYVDLRAFSYATEDVKRVEQALYTLLPEDIELERAENVGHHGDRIVVLSARVERADEMRHVLDRLSELEDLDRVLDELDERVDDNCALFLRLDKQAAFRGDVRLGPGLTVRTKVEAYPAKKEKAVANARETLSRLADGDGD
- a CDS encoding DUF7524 family protein encodes the protein MPTLDVELNGEAVHDIDAPDAFATDGPFPVVLDNAGRSTHVHLHFDDELDRVTAVDEVNHFVADEGTRHVHVSIADVDEPVRGKLKIVTGYGSNTRYVDVRIEPSDETPDEPVAVDETLSAPPERSPDPPPAQRAVNALDRLVRRGGVAGAVLGFLAVAAGVALALAVDSVVVWLAVGLALMVAFGAALLAVA
- a CDS encoding Cdc6/Cdc18 family protein, which produces MNIDDRIERRLGYDTGLSVLADFEAVSPVAHTESPVGRGPAIERLLDVFEPAFSGSLPPSVYVYGPKGSGKSAVVSALFDRLATHSGPRQAIQTTTRAVEPTIPGFVYVDARRASTQFRLYHAMLAAMSDEPVPDHGIGTEELAESLRDAMRTGPDLVVAVDHTDEVETPPATTLIDWLEAVGERLVPACIGRDPPDAIDWEPETTVEFGKYRRHVLVELLTSRCSTGLGRDALSHDQIRDIVEWAAGDAHDALAAVMGAAVSAERAGASTVRSADVDAGIEGVPRPCVALGRVLALPESRQRLLYELAGLSQEERSTVGVATEAIAARPGVDLSASTVRRVLYELADAGLLERVTVHRSDGKGRPPSRLVPLFPTVVFRELFDRRTRTG
- a CDS encoding ribonuclease P protein component 4: MGIPAERIERLFALAREAVVDDEYDRARRYVARARRIAERNRCGVPSELSRRACDDCAVYLRPGKTSRVRTRSGRVVVRCLECGSTARYPYDGE